The following coding sequences are from one Novosphingobium sp. KACC 22771 window:
- a CDS encoding tetratricopeptide repeat-containing sulfotransferase family protein, translating to MSDPFAQAAEALATAPARAEKLARALAARAPQDPRPRLILASALRRQGRCVEALGLLAPLAQAFPRAARTRYELGLCLRATGRAADGLSQLEAAVQLDPALGEAWQALADAGFAMGDAAREMRAKAALARLSADHPDVGRAAEMVALGRHGDAEPILRAFLMAQPNHAEASRLLAACYVAVRAFDHAETLLRHALTLDPGFTIARFDLARALFIRQEAEAAMGELAPLLAAEPANPAYRNLQAGCLALLGDEAGAEALHAGLAREFPGNPRVAINHGHALRTKGERDAAIAAYRRAAALAPHVGEAWWSLANLKVAALSEGDLAAMRGLLARGDLAEIDRLHLEFAVGRAAEDAGRAGDAFAHYARGNALVRRHFAMVAEDYPAQAERVSALYTPEFFTTREGWGADSDAPIFVVGLPRSGSTLVEQILASHPDIEGTMELPYIGALAARIAAQGDDALAKADAAQVRAWGEEYLARAAVHRRLGRARFIDKMPNNFRHIGLIRLILPHARIVDVRRAPMAACFSGFKQLFAEGQEFSYDLTELGRYYRHYLALIRHFARAAPGAVHTLVYEDLVEDTEGQVRRLLDAVGVDFDPACLRFFENDRAVRTVSSEQVRRPIYRSGLDHWRAFEADLGALKEALGDALEGWR from the coding sequence ATGAGCGATCCTTTTGCCCAAGCCGCCGAGGCATTGGCCACGGCCCCTGCCCGCGCGGAAAAGCTGGCCCGCGCGCTGGCCGCCCGTGCGCCGCAAGACCCGCGCCCGCGCCTGATTTTGGCCTCTGCCCTGCGGCGACAGGGGCGCTGTGTCGAGGCGCTCGGTCTGCTGGCCCCGCTGGCGCAGGCCTTTCCCCGCGCGGCGCGCACGCGCTATGAATTGGGCCTGTGTTTGCGCGCGACGGGGCGCGCCGCCGATGGCCTTTCGCAGCTGGAGGCTGCGGTTCAACTCGACCCTGCATTGGGCGAGGCATGGCAGGCGCTGGCCGATGCGGGTTTTGCCATGGGCGACGCCGCGCGCGAAATGCGGGCCAAGGCGGCGCTGGCGCGGCTGTCGGCGGACCATCCCGATGTGGGGCGGGCGGCCGAAATGGTGGCGCTGGGTCGCCATGGCGATGCCGAACCGATCCTGCGCGCCTTCCTGATGGCCCAGCCCAACCATGCCGAGGCCTCGCGCCTGCTGGCGGCCTGCTATGTGGCGGTGCGGGCCTTTGACCATGCCGAGACTTTGCTGCGCCATGCCTTGACGCTCGATCCGGGCTTTACGATCGCCCGCTTCGATCTGGCCCGTGCGCTGTTCATCCGGCAGGAGGCCGAAGCGGCGATGGGGGAACTGGCGCCCCTGCTGGCTGCCGAACCGGCCAATCCGGCCTATCGCAACCTTCAGGCGGGCTGTCTCGCTCTGCTGGGTGACGAGGCGGGGGCGGAGGCGCTGCATGCCGGTTTGGCGCGGGAATTTCCCGGCAATCCGCGCGTGGCCATCAACCATGGCCATGCTTTGCGCACCAAGGGCGAGCGTGATGCGGCCATCGCCGCCTATCGCCGCGCCGCCGCGCTGGCGCCCCATGTCGGCGAGGCGTGGTGGTCGCTGGCCAATCTGAAGGTTGCGGCGCTCAGCGAGGGCGATCTGGCGGCGATGCGTGGGCTTTTGGCGCGGGGAGATCTGGCCGAGATCGACCGGCTGCATCTGGAATTTGCCGTGGGCCGCGCCGCCGAGGATGCGGGCCGCGCGGGCGATGCCTTTGCCCATTATGCGCGCGGCAATGCATTGGTGCGCCGCCATTTCGCCATGGTCGCCGAGGATTATCCGGCGCAGGCGGAGCGGGTTTCGGCGCTGTATACGCCCGAGTTTTTTACCACCCGCGAAGGATGGGGGGCTGACAGCGATGCGCCGATCTTCGTCGTCGGCTTGCCGCGCTCGGGCTCCACTTTGGTCGAGCAAATCCTGGCCAGCCACCCGGATATCGAGGGGACGATGGAACTGCCCTATATCGGCGCGCTGGCGGCGCGGATTGCGGCTCAGGGGGATGATGCGCTGGCCAAGGCCGATGCGGCGCAGGTGCGCGCATGGGGCGAGGAATATCTGGCGCGCGCGGCGGTGCATCGGCGGCTGGGTCGGGCGCGGTTTATCGACAAGATGCCCAACAATTTCCGCCATATCGGCCTGATCCGGCTGATTCTGCCCCATGCGCGGATCGTCGATGTGCGCCGCGCGCCGATGGCGGCGTGTTTCTCCGGCTTTAAACAGCTCTTTGCCGAGGGGCAGGAGTTTTCCTATGATCTGACCGAGTTGGGGCGCTATTATCGGCACTATCTCGCGCTGATCCGCCATTTTGCACGGGCCGCGCCGGGGGCTGTCCATACGCTGGTCTATGAGGATCTGGTCGAGGACACCGAGGGGCAGGTGCGCCGCCTGCTGGACGCGGTGGGGGTGGATTTCGACCCGGCCTGTCTGCGGTTTTTCGAAAATGACCGCGCGGTGCGCACCGTCTCCAGCGAGCAGGTCCGGCGGCCGATCTATCGCTCCGGGCTCGACCACTGGCGGGCGTTTGAAGCGGATTTGGGAGCTTTAAAGGAAGCCTTGGGGGATGCGTTGGAGGGGTGGCGGTAG
- a CDS encoding flavin monoamine oxidase family protein, translated as MTKRDLLAMIGKTAGASAMYMAMSSLNQAHATTFKGKPKLEGDVKGASVLILGAGVAGLVAALELSRAGYKVQVLEYNNRVGGRSWTLRGGDSFTELGGATQNVGFAPGNYINPGPWRLPYDHKGMISYCNELGVALEPFMQVNTNALLHNTQAFGGKPIAYREIQADFMGHTSELLAKAVNKQALSEDVTKEDAEILLEALRDWGSLDKDLRYVKGPESSDRRGWAKNPGGGLSAYPIPSEPMKFSTVLQSHLWTGLSAGFGIERQSSIFQPVGGMDNVAKGFEKHVGQFVRFNSKVVSIKQDAKGVTATFEDTKTGQRGTASADYCLCTIPLSILSQIEMNVGDKMADAIRAVPYEAGFKVGLEFKRRFWEQDDHIFGGISYTDLPITQISYPSSRYGSSGPATLLGGYTFGAYAYEFTSLPPAERVARAVEWGSKIHPQYKDEFLNGVAVGWHRVPWTQGCFGNWSPEARKEHYDNLCQIDGRILLAGEHASFIPAWQEGALTSSLDAIGRLHQRVVAG; from the coding sequence ATGACCAAGCGCGATCTGCTGGCCATGATTGGCAAGACGGCGGGCGCATCGGCCATGTATATGGCCATGTCCAGCCTCAATCAGGCCCATGCCACCACGTTCAAGGGCAAGCCCAAGCTGGAAGGCGACGTCAAGGGCGCCTCGGTGCTGATTCTGGGCGCGGGCGTGGCGGGGCTGGTGGCGGCGCTGGAGCTGAGCCGCGCGGGCTACAAGGTGCAGGTGCTGGAATATAACAATCGCGTGGGCGGCCGTTCGTGGACGCTGCGCGGCGGCGACAGCTTTACCGAGCTGGGCGGGGCAACGCAGAATGTCGGTTTCGCGCCGGGCAACTATATCAATCCGGGTCCGTGGCGTTTGCCCTATGACCACAAGGGCATGATCTCTTACTGCAACGAACTGGGCGTCGCGCTCGAACCCTTCATGCAGGTCAATACCAACGCCCTGCTGCACAACACGCAGGCCTTTGGCGGCAAGCCGATCGCCTATCGCGAGATCCAGGCCGATTTCATGGGCCATACCAGCGAATTGCTGGCCAAGGCGGTGAACAAGCAGGCCTTGTCGGAGGATGTGACCAAGGAGGACGCGGAAATCCTGCTCGAAGCCCTGCGCGACTGGGGCTCGCTGGACAAGGACCTGCGCTATGTGAAGGGGCCGGAAAGTTCGGATCGGCGCGGCTGGGCCAAGAATCCGGGCGGCGGTCTTTCGGCCTATCCCATCCCGTCCGAACCGATGAAGTTTTCGACCGTCCTGCAATCGCATCTGTGGACGGGCCTGTCGGCGGGCTTTGGCATCGAGCGTCAAAGCTCGATCTTCCAGCCCGTGGGCGGCATGGACAATGTGGCCAAGGGCTTTGAAAAGCATGTCGGCCAGTTCGTCCGCTTCAACAGCAAGGTGGTTTCGATCAAGCAGGACGCCAAGGGCGTCACCGCCACCTTCGAGGACACCAAGACCGGCCAGCGCGGCACGGCCAGCGCCGACTATTGTCTGTGCACGATCCCGCTCTCGATCCTTTCGCAGATCGAGATGAATGTGGGCGACAAGATGGCCGACGCCATTCGCGCGGTGCCTTATGAGGCGGGCTTCAAGGTCGGCCTCGAATTCAAGCGCCGCTTCTGGGAGCAGGACGACCACATTTTCGGCGGCATTTCCTATACCGACCTGCCGATCACCCAGATCTCCTATCCATCCTCGCGCTATGGCTCGAGTGGTCCGGCCACCCTGCTGGGCGGCTATACCTTTGGTGCCTATGCCTATGAATTCACCTCGCTGCCGCCCGCCGAGCGTGTGGCCCGCGCGGTGGAATGGGGTTCGAAAATCCACCCGCAGTACAAGGACGAGTTCCTCAACGGCGTGGCCGTGGGCTGGCACCGCGTGCCCTGGACGCAGGGGTGCTTTGGCAACTGGAGCCCCGAGGCGCGCAAGGAGCATTACGACAACCTGTGCCAGATCGACGGCCGCATCCTGCTGGCGGGCGAGCATGCCTCGTTCATCCCGGCATGGCAGGAAGGCGCGCTGACCTCCTCGCTCGACGCCATCGGGCGTCTGCATCAACGTGTTGTGGCAGGGTGA
- a CDS encoding c-type cytochrome produces MKKILFPLVALGLGLSAPAHAQRGDAQPTTLIAKPGEKGSGDADGAFTSLFKFNEPTGEALYKRVCAGCHMSDAKGAQAAGHYPALAANKNLASAGYPLYIVLHGKNGMPAVGKMMSDQQAADVVNYVRANFGNKYKDKVTAADAKATR; encoded by the coding sequence ATGAAGAAGATCCTCTTTCCTCTCGTCGCCCTCGGTCTTGGCCTGTCGGCTCCCGCCCATGCCCAGCGCGGCGACGCGCAGCCCACCACGCTGATCGCCAAGCCCGGCGAAAAGGGCTCCGGCGATGCCGATGGCGCCTTTACCAGCCTGTTCAAGTTCAACGAACCGACCGGCGAGGCCCTCTACAAGCGCGTTTGCGCCGGTTGCCACATGTCCGATGCCAAGGGCGCCCAGGCCGCGGGCCACTACCCCGCGCTGGCCGCCAACAAGAACCTCGCCTCGGCCGGCTACCCGCTCTACATCGTGCTTCACGGCAAGAACGGCATGCCCGCCGTCGGCAAGATGATGAGCGACCAACAGGCCGCCGATGTGGTCAACTATGTACGCGCCAATTTCGGCAACAAGTACAAGGACAAGGTAACCGCTGCGGACGCCAAGGCGACGCG
- a CDS encoding ribonucleotide-diphosphate reductase subunit beta — MSLLEASKTYKPFEYPWAYDFWKRQQQVHWLPEEVPLGEDCRDWAQKISEHERNLLTQIFRFFTQADVEVQDCYHEKYGRVFKPTEIKMMLAAFSNMETIHIAAYSHLLDTIGMPETEYGMFLEYEEMKAKHDYMATFGVDSDEDIARTLAMFGGFTEGLQLFASFAMLMNFPRFNKMKGMGQIVSWSVRDESLHCEGITKLFHAFVAERGCLTKAVKEDIIDCCQKTVRLEDAFIDLAFEQGPVPGMSAKDIKRYIRYIADWRLGQLGFQPIYMIEDHPLPWLQPLLNGVEHANFFETRATEYSKGATRGDWNTVWSSFDSRRKAKANDPAALVFNEGEGTEDMFKAAGIAAE; from the coding sequence ATGTCCCTTCTCGAAGCCAGTAAGACCTACAAGCCCTTCGAATATCCCTGGGCTTACGACTTCTGGAAGCGTCAGCAGCAGGTCCACTGGCTGCCCGAGGAAGTGCCGCTGGGCGAGGATTGCCGCGACTGGGCGCAGAAGATTTCCGAGCATGAGCGCAACCTGCTCACGCAAATCTTCCGCTTCTTCACCCAGGCCGACGTGGAAGTGCAGGACTGCTATCACGAAAAATATGGCCGCGTGTTCAAGCCCACCGAAATCAAGATGATGCTGGCGGCGTTTTCGAACATGGAAACGATCCACATCGCGGCCTATTCGCATCTGCTCGACACGATCGGCATGCCCGAAACGGAATATGGCATGTTCCTCGAATATGAGGAAATGAAGGCCAAGCACGACTACATGGCCACGTTCGGCGTCGATTCGGACGAGGATATCGCCCGCACGCTGGCCATGTTCGGCGGCTTTACCGAAGGGCTCCAGCTCTTCGCCTCCTTCGCCATGCTGATGAACTTCCCCCGCTTCAACAAGATGAAGGGTATGGGCCAGATCGTCTCGTGGTCGGTGCGCGACGAATCGCTCCATTGCGAAGGCATCACCAAGCTGTTCCATGCCTTTGTCGCCGAACGCGGCTGCCTGACCAAGGCGGTCAAGGAAGACATCATCGATTGCTGCCAAAAGACGGTGCGCCTTGAGGACGCCTTCATCGACCTCGCGTTTGAACAGGGCCCGGTGCCCGGCATGAGCGCCAAGGACATCAAGCGCTACATCCGCTACATCGCCGATTGGCGTTTGGGCCAGCTTGGCTTTCAGCCGATCTATATGATCGAGGACCATCCGCTGCCCTGGCTCCAGCCGCTGCTCAACGGCGTCGAGCATGCCAACTTCTTCGAAACCCGCGCCACCGAATATTCCAAGGGCGCCACGCGCGGCGACTGGAACACCGTGTGGAGCAGCTTTGATTCGCGCCGCAAGGCCAAGGCCAATGATCCGGCCGCGCTGGTCTTCAACGAAGGCGAGGGGACCGAGGATATGTTCAAGGCAGCGGGGATCGCGGCGGAGTAA
- a CDS encoding PepSY-associated TM helix domain-containing protein, whose protein sequence is MRKWHRWLSLFFGVFMLWMAVTGVLSQIVPLTQSKPQQAQGAPASISKLQPDFVCPPDVMCRPKQKGGQSIVGLLHHLHSGEEFGPVGVLISTLTGFALLFFSISGIWLYVQMWGFRKGRGLSPRWFWK, encoded by the coding sequence ATGCGTAAGTGGCACCGCTGGCTCAGTCTGTTTTTCGGCGTTTTCATGTTGTGGATGGCGGTGACCGGCGTGCTCAGCCAGATCGTGCCCCTGACGCAAAGCAAGCCGCAGCAGGCGCAAGGGGCACCGGCCTCGATCTCGAAGCTTCAGCCCGATTTCGTCTGCCCGCCTGACGTCATGTGCCGACCCAAGCAAAAGGGCGGCCAGAGCATCGTGGGCCTGCTCCACCACCTGCATTCGGGCGAGGAGTTCGGCCCGGTCGGCGTGCTGATCTCGACGCTCACCGGCTTTGCGCTGCTCTTCTTCTCGATTTCGGGCATCTGGCTCTATGTCCAGATGTGGGGTTTTCGCAAAGGGCGCGGGCTGTCGCCGCGTTGGTTCTGGAAATAA
- a CDS encoding ribonucleoside-diphosphate reductase subunit alpha — protein MATADLLSAERMGDLLSVAAAAASSPKQPEDTKRVDARRFNIVIDPARDALLTDFGRETLDDRYLLPGEKYQDLFARVADAYADDADHAQRIYDYISKLWFMPATPVLSNGGTGRGLPISCYLNTVEDSLDGIVSTWTENVWLASRGGGIGTYWGKVRGIGEQVGLNGKTSGIIPFVRVMDSLTLAISQGSLRRGSAAAYLDVSHPEIEEFLEIRKTSGDFNRKALNLHHGVLLTDDFMQAVRDGREFELKSPKDGSVRGKVDARSLFQKLVEVRLATGEPYLVFSDTVNRMMPKHHRDLGLKVYTSNLCSEITLPTGKDHLGNDRTAVCCLSSLNLETWDEWNGDKRFIEDVLRFLDNVLQDYIDRAPSEMARAKYSAMRERSVGMGVMGYHSFLQKKGIAFESAMAKAWNLKMFKHISAKADEASILLAQERGACPDAADMGVMQRFSCKMAIAPTASISIICGGTSACIEPIPANIYTHKTLSGSFVVKNPYLQKLLAEKSKDSNNVWNSILEHGGSVQHLDFLSPEEKATYKTSFEIDQRWLLEFAADRTPYIDQAQSLNLYIPADVDKWDLMMLHYQAWEKGIKSLYYLRSKSVQRAGFAGGVEADNTSAAPRIELEAKGETDYEECLACQ, from the coding sequence ATGGCCACGGCCGACTTATTGAGCGCCGAACGCATGGGCGATCTGCTCAGTGTGGCCGCCGCTGCCGCTTCCTCGCCCAAGCAGCCCGAGGATACCAAGCGCGTTGATGCGCGCCGGTTCAACATCGTGATCGACCCTGCGCGCGATGCGCTGCTGACCGATTTCGGGCGCGAGACGCTTGATGACCGCTATCTGCTGCCCGGCGAAAAGTATCAGGACTTGTTCGCCCGCGTGGCCGACGCCTATGCCGACGATGCCGACCATGCCCAGCGCATCTATGACTATATTTCCAAGCTCTGGTTCATGCCCGCAACGCCGGTTTTGTCGAACGGCGGCACCGGGCGCGGCCTGCCGATCTCGTGCTATCTCAACACAGTTGAGGACAGCCTCGACGGCATCGTGTCGACCTGGACCGAGAACGTGTGGCTGGCCTCGCGAGGGGGCGGCATCGGCACCTATTGGGGCAAGGTGCGCGGGATTGGCGAGCAGGTCGGCCTCAACGGCAAGACCAGCGGCATCATCCCCTTTGTGCGCGTGATGGACAGTCTGACGCTGGCGATTTCGCAAGGGTCGCTGCGCCGTGGTTCGGCGGCGGCCTATCTCGATGTCAGCCACCCGGAAATCGAGGAATTCCTCGAAATCCGCAAGACCAGCGGCGACTTCAACCGCAAGGCCTTGAACCTGCACCATGGCGTGCTGCTGACCGATGATTTCATGCAGGCGGTGCGCGACGGGCGCGAATTTGAACTGAAATCGCCCAAGGACGGCAGCGTGCGCGGCAAGGTCGATGCGCGCAGCCTGTTCCAGAAGCTGGTCGAAGTGCGTCTGGCCACGGGCGAGCCTTACCTCGTGTTCTCCGACACGGTAAACCGCATGATGCCCAAGCATCACCGCGATCTGGGCCTCAAGGTCTACACCTCGAACCTGTGCAGCGAAATCACCCTGCCCACCGGCAAGGACCATCTGGGCAATGACCGCACCGCCGTGTGCTGCCTGTCTTCGCTCAACCTTGAGACGTGGGACGAGTGGAACGGCGACAAGCGTTTTATCGAGGACGTGCTGCGTTTCCTCGACAACGTGCTGCAGGACTATATCGACCGCGCGCCGTCCGAAATGGCCCGCGCCAAGTACTCGGCCATGCGCGAACGCAGCGTCGGCATGGGCGTGATGGGCTACCACTCCTTCCTGCAGAAGAAGGGCATCGCCTTTGAAAGCGCGATGGCGAAGGCGTGGAACCTGAAAATGTTCAAGCACATCTCGGCCAAGGCGGACGAGGCGAGCATCCTGTTGGCGCAGGAGCGCGGCGCATGCCCCGATGCCGCCGACATGGGCGTGATGCAGCGTTTCTCGTGCAAGATGGCGATCGCGCCGACCGCTTCGATCTCGATCATCTGCGGCGGCACCAGCGCCTGCATCGAGCCGATCCCGGCCAACATCTATACGCACAAGACGCTCTCGGGTTCGTTTGTCGTCAAGAACCCCTATCTGCAAAAGCTACTGGCCGAAAAGTCGAAGGATTCCAACAATGTGTGGAATTCGATTCTCGAACATGGCGGCTCGGTCCAGCACCTCGATTTCCTCAGCCCCGAGGAAAAGGCGACCTATAAGACCAGCTTTGAGATCGACCAGCGCTGGCTGCTTGAATTCGCCGCCGACCGCACGCCCTACATCGACCAGGCCCAGTCGCTGAACCTCTACATCCCGGCCGATGTGGACAAGTGGGACCTGATGATGCTGCATTATCAGGCTTGGGAAAAGGGCATCAAGTCGCTCTACTATCTGCGCTCCAAGTCGGTCCAGCGTGCGGGCTTTGCCGGCGGGGTCGAGGCTGACAACACCTCGGCGGCCCCAAGAATCGAATTGGAGGCCAAGGGCGAGACGGACTACGAGGAATGTCTGGCCTGTCAGTGA
- a CDS encoding TonB-dependent receptor plug domain-containing protein — MKKLLFTTTALALFAPMAAQAADQAEPSSEIIVTGTRQTGMKAADSAAPIQLIGTQAFQSVGQQDLTQVLAQTLPSLNFQGFGGDTANLTLSAALRGINPNDTLVLINGKRRHTTANLAVLGGSPYSGSATTDLSFVPTNAIGRIEVLQDGAAAQYGSDAIAGVVNIMLKSADHGGSFTATGGSNYENGGKTAATALNLGFKLGEKGFINVTGEYKFHDYTSHGNYDRRFFYADGSLKPGQSAVVTNGLKSFPGYPNVNNINGDARYSIYNLSFNAGYDVGSDAQVYAFGTYGNRNAKAFENYRSPSRVSGTTSTGTTVYPLPAGFQPQENIREEDFSLTAGIKGKAAEWNYDLSLTYGKDAVSLYTINSANPSLFAMEQSASATPLTGLQRNFYDGQLSNSEWVGNIDISRDFDLGMSKPLTLAFGGEYRQGNYSITQGEYGSYAFGGGQSYPGFAPTDAGSYGRTSYAGYIDVAADPIEHLHVDVAGRYEHYSDFGSTVAGKFNARYDFSEQLGIRGTVSNGFRAPTLAEQYYSSVNVGPGSTFGQLPPNSAAAQLLGFPKLKAEKSTNFSVGFVAHPLPKLQITVDAYQIKIRDRIVPSGDIFGFLDGFGTNGIVSQAVLNALISRGVSLADASSYAGIDIFSNGVDTRTRGVEATASYSSDFGEMGKVDWSLGANYNKTEITKVNPLPAAVYNAAAGQTDLLTQTAKDALTTATPRVKLIAGALWNVGKFSINLRETLYGTTSQHISTDGTGNCAGGDTATCRNMKIGTTFITDLNVGYKVTPKIRFDLGANNLFDKQAPTMPTINRGTTGERPLANNVYNAPLSFTPWGINGGYYYARATINF, encoded by the coding sequence ATGAAGAAACTGCTGTTCACCACCACGGCGCTTGCCCTCTTTGCGCCGATGGCGGCACAGGCGGCCGATCAGGCCGAACCGTCGAGCGAGATCATCGTTACCGGCACGCGCCAGACCGGCATGAAGGCCGCCGACAGCGCCGCCCCGATCCAGCTCATCGGTACGCAGGCGTTTCAAAGCGTGGGCCAGCAGGATCTGACGCAGGTTCTGGCCCAGACCCTTCCCTCGCTCAATTTCCAGGGCTTTGGCGGCGACACGGCCAACCTGACCCTTTCGGCCGCGCTGCGCGGGATCAACCCGAATGACACGCTGGTGCTGATCAACGGCAAGCGTCGCCACACCACCGCCAACCTCGCCGTGCTGGGCGGCAGCCCCTATTCGGGCAGCGCCACCACCGACCTGTCGTTTGTGCCCACCAACGCCATCGGCCGCATCGAAGTGCTGCAGGACGGCGCGGCCGCGCAATATGGTTCGGACGCGATCGCGGGCGTGGTCAACATCATGCTGAAAAGCGCCGACCACGGCGGCAGCTTTACCGCCACGGGCGGCAGCAACTATGAAAACGGCGGCAAGACGGCGGCCACCGCGCTCAACCTCGGCTTCAAGCTGGGCGAAAAGGGCTTCATCAACGTCACCGGCGAGTATAAATTCCACGACTACACCTCGCACGGCAATTACGACCGCCGCTTCTTCTATGCCGACGGCTCGCTCAAGCCCGGCCAGAGCGCGGTCGTTACCAACGGCCTCAAGAGCTTCCCCGGCTATCCCAACGTCAACAATATCAATGGCGACGCGCGCTATTCGATTTACAACCTGTCGTTCAACGCCGGCTATGACGTAGGCTCGGACGCGCAGGTCTATGCTTTCGGCACCTATGGCAACCGCAACGCCAAGGCTTTCGAAAACTACCGCTCGCCCAGCCGCGTTTCGGGCACCACCAGCACCGGCACGACGGTCTATCCGCTCCCCGCAGGCTTCCAGCCGCAGGAAAACATCCGCGAGGAAGATTTCTCGCTGACCGCCGGGATCAAGGGCAAGGCGGCCGAGTGGAACTATGACCTCTCGCTGACCTACGGCAAGGATGCGGTCTCGCTCTACACGATCAATTCGGCCAACCCTTCGCTCTTTGCCATGGAGCAATCGGCCAGCGCGACCCCGCTAACCGGCCTCCAGCGCAATTTCTATGACGGCCAGCTTTCGAACAGCGAATGGGTCGGCAATATCGACATCAGCCGCGATTTCGATCTGGGCATGTCCAAGCCTCTGACGCTGGCCTTTGGCGGCGAATATCGCCAGGGTAATTATTCGATTACCCAGGGCGAATATGGCTCCTATGCCTTTGGCGGCGGTCAGTCCTATCCCGGCTTTGCGCCCACCGATGCCGGTTCCTATGGCCGCACCTCCTATGCCGGTTACATTGATGTGGCCGCCGATCCGATCGAACATCTGCATGTGGATGTGGCGGGCCGTTATGAACACTACTCCGACTTCGGCTCGACCGTTGCGGGCAAGTTCAACGCCCGTTATGACTTCAGCGAGCAACTGGGCATTCGCGGCACGGTGTCGAACGGCTTCCGCGCTCCCACGCTGGCCGAACAGTATTATTCGTCGGTCAACGTCGGCCCCGGCTCGACCTTTGGCCAGCTTCCCCCCAACTCGGCGGCGGCCCAGCTCCTTGGCTTCCCCAAGCTGAAGGCGGAAAAGTCGACCAACTTCTCGGTCGGTTTCGTGGCCCATCCGCTGCCCAAGCTGCAGATCACGGTTGACGCCTATCAGATCAAGATCCGCGACCGCATCGTTCCCTCGGGCGATATCTTCGGCTTCCTCGACGGCTTTGGCACCAACGGCATCGTTTCGCAGGCCGTGCTCAACGCGCTGATCTCGCGCGGCGTATCGCTGGCCGATGCCTCGTCCTATGCGGGCATCGACATCTTCAGCAACGGCGTTGACACCCGCACCCGCGGCGTGGAAGCCACCGCCAGCTACAGCAGCGACTTTGGCGAAATGGGCAAGGTCGACTGGTCGCTGGGCGCCAACTATAACAAGACCGAGATCACCAAGGTCAACCCGCTGCCCGCCGCGGTTTACAATGCCGCCGCCGGTCAGACCGACCTGCTGACCCAGACCGCCAAGGATGCGCTGACCACGGCAACGCCGCGCGTCAAGCTGATCGCGGGCGCGCTGTGGAACGTCGGCAAGTTCTCGATCAACCTGCGCGAAACGCTGTATGGCACCACCAGCCAGCACATCAGCACCGACGGCACCGGCAATTGCGCCGGGGGCGATACCGCCACCTGCCGCAACATGAAGATCGGCACGACCTTCATCACCGACCTCAACGTGGGCTACAAGGTAACGCCGAAGATCCGCTTCGACCTTGGCGCGAACAACCTGTTCGACAAGCAGGCGCCGACCATGCCCACCATCAATCGCGGCACAACCGGCGAGCGTCCGCTGGCCAACAATGTGTACAATGCCCCGCTTTCCTTCACGCCTTGGGGCATCAACGGGGGCTATTACTACGCCCGCGCGACGATCAACTTCTAA